In a single window of the Dreissena polymorpha isolate Duluth1 chromosome 3, UMN_Dpol_1.0, whole genome shotgun sequence genome:
- the LOC127872903 gene encoding DDB1- and CUL4-associated factor 4-like isoform X1, protein MPKQRHYRCKNKITGSLKDRSQHQSDVLSDTEPSSSTAADNTPSPTILARVLEIPGFYYDDEKKRYFKIAPNHSTGTCNYTKDALEKKKAEAQRLHDVSEFVSKKTVHCSSYGFKNKNIVQVLERMTLMGYQKHEIRLKLLQNTITRLKPLDSAIVFNADLYSHMQANIDNMLCMHKSDSDAELLCLWSLKDSCAQRIQIVQLCEGKRAADTGSLCLSACPVHRPLLPMTHKVTAMCWAPRSGWQRLVLYTTMGHVFRQESMAVIRCLSENDTEHNQEYCLGRKATWSCAWNPVHNQMSVGSERCALLLNTDRRTMFEYNTNNSDPLAVAFSKQTGMTLYAGLRRGGILMFDLRCRSTIPMLTLHHKSSVCSVQPVYNDIHLLAADFSGIVCLWDTRTNKVLVDYHGHVNKYTSLPIHIDDTETIVYGVGEDGYTRFWQCRDGKQLLTLPPPSQVSRETIPCVQLSTRWGGQDGNSGLVMGLNNRLHYYGSLSVYS, encoded by the exons ATGCCAAAACAACGACATTATCGTTGTAAAAACAAAATCACGGGTTCATTGAAGGACAGAAGCCAACATCAGTCTGATGTCTTAAGTGACACAGAACCATCTTCGTCTACTGCAGCTGACAATACTCCGAGTCCTACTATACTAGCCAGGGTGCTGG AAATACCTGGATTTTACTATGATGATGAAAAGAAGCGTTACTTCAAGATAGCTCCAAACCATTCAACAGGGACATGCAACTATACAAAAGACGCCCTTGAGAAAAAGAAAGCAGAGGCCCAAAGACTGCATGATGTGTCAGAATTTGTGTCCAAGAAAACTGTTCATTGCTCAAGCTATGGTTTtaagaataaaaatattgttcaagTTCTAGAACGAATGACATTAATGGGGTATCAGAAACATGAAATAAGATTAAAGTTGTTGCAAAACACCATAACAAGACTGAAACCTCTAGACTCTGCTATAGTATTTAACGCAGATCTGTATTCACACATGCAAGCTAACATTGACAATATGTTGTGTATGCATAAGAGTGACAGTGATGCTGAGTTACTGTGCCTGTGGTCCCTGAAAGACAGCTGTGCTCAGAGGATCCAGATAGTCCAGCTGTGTGAGGGCAAGAGAGCCGCAGACACGGGCTCACTCTGTCTGTCAGCCTGTCCGGTTCACAGGCCTCTATTGCCAATGACTCACAAA GTGACAGCAATGTGTTGGGCTCCCCGGTCTGGCTGGCAAAGGCTGGTGCTCTACACAACTATGGGACATGTCTTTCGACAAGAGAGCATGGCAGTTATTCGCTGTCTTTCTGAAAATGACACCGAACATAATCAAGAGTATTGTTTAG GTCGTAAGGCAACATGGTCATGTGCGTGGAACCCTGTACACAATCAGATGAGTGTGGGCAGTGAGCGATGTGCCCTCCTCCTCAATACAGACCGGCGCACCATGTTTGAGTACAACACCAATAACAGTGATCCTCTTGCAGTGGCCTTCTCAAAACAG ACAGGAATGACTCTGTATGCGGGCCTTCGTAGAGGGGGGATCCTGATGTTTGACCTGCGCTGTCGCTCCACCATCCCTATGTTAACCCTGCATCACAAGTCCAGTGTGTGCAGTGTCCAGCCTGTCTATAATGACATCCACCTTCTTGCTGCAGACTTCTCTGGAATT GTGTGTCTGTGGGACACTAGGACTAACAAGGTTTTAGTAGACTATCACGGCCATGTCAACAAGTATACCAGTCTACCCATACATATTGATGACACAGAAACCATTGTTTATGGAG TTGGTGAGGACGGATATACCCGATTCTGGCAGTGTAGGGATGGGAAACAACTCCTGACACTTCCACCTCCATCTCAGGTTTCAAGGGAGACTATTCCATGTGTTCAGCTCTCAACAAGGTGGGGTGGTCAGGATGGCAACTCTGGTCTAGTTATGGGACTGAACAATCGACTGCATTATTATGGATCATTATCAGTGTATTCATAG
- the LOC127872903 gene encoding DDB1- and CUL4-associated factor 4-like isoform X2 codes for MTLMGYQKHEIRLKLLQNTITRLKPLDSAIVFNADLYSHMQANIDNMLCMHKSDSDAELLCLWSLKDSCAQRIQIVQLCEGKRAADTGSLCLSACPVHRPLLPMTHKVTAMCWAPRSGWQRLVLYTTMGHVFRQESMAVIRCLSENDTEHNQEYCLGRKATWSCAWNPVHNQMSVGSERCALLLNTDRRTMFEYNTNNSDPLAVAFSKQTGMTLYAGLRRGGILMFDLRCRSTIPMLTLHHKSSVCSVQPVYNDIHLLAADFSGIVCLWDTRTNKVLVDYHGHVNKYTSLPIHIDDTETIVYGVGEDGYTRFWQCRDGKQLLTLPPPSQVSRETIPCVQLSTRWGGQDGNSGLVMGLNNRLHYYGSLSVYS; via the exons ATGACATTAATGGGGTATCAGAAACATGAAATAAGATTAAAGTTGTTGCAAAACACCATAACAAGACTGAAACCTCTAGACTCTGCTATAGTATTTAACGCAGATCTGTATTCACACATGCAAGCTAACATTGACAATATGTTGTGTATGCATAAGAGTGACAGTGATGCTGAGTTACTGTGCCTGTGGTCCCTGAAAGACAGCTGTGCTCAGAGGATCCAGATAGTCCAGCTGTGTGAGGGCAAGAGAGCCGCAGACACGGGCTCACTCTGTCTGTCAGCCTGTCCGGTTCACAGGCCTCTATTGCCAATGACTCACAAA GTGACAGCAATGTGTTGGGCTCCCCGGTCTGGCTGGCAAAGGCTGGTGCTCTACACAACTATGGGACATGTCTTTCGACAAGAGAGCATGGCAGTTATTCGCTGTCTTTCTGAAAATGACACCGAACATAATCAAGAGTATTGTTTAG GTCGTAAGGCAACATGGTCATGTGCGTGGAACCCTGTACACAATCAGATGAGTGTGGGCAGTGAGCGATGTGCCCTCCTCCTCAATACAGACCGGCGCACCATGTTTGAGTACAACACCAATAACAGTGATCCTCTTGCAGTGGCCTTCTCAAAACAG ACAGGAATGACTCTGTATGCGGGCCTTCGTAGAGGGGGGATCCTGATGTTTGACCTGCGCTGTCGCTCCACCATCCCTATGTTAACCCTGCATCACAAGTCCAGTGTGTGCAGTGTCCAGCCTGTCTATAATGACATCCACCTTCTTGCTGCAGACTTCTCTGGAATT GTGTGTCTGTGGGACACTAGGACTAACAAGGTTTTAGTAGACTATCACGGCCATGTCAACAAGTATACCAGTCTACCCATACATATTGATGACACAGAAACCATTGTTTATGGAG TTGGTGAGGACGGATATACCCGATTCTGGCAGTGTAGGGATGGGAAACAACTCCTGACACTTCCACCTCCATCTCAGGTTTCAAGGGAGACTATTCCATGTGTTCAGCTCTCAACAAGGTGGGGTGGTCAGGATGGCAACTCTGGTCTAGTTATGGGACTGAACAATCGACTGCATTATTATGGATCATTATCAGTGTATTCATAG